The following proteins are co-located in the Candidatus Zymogenus saltonus genome:
- a CDS encoding MarR family transcriptional regulator yields the protein MKPTDCICFKLAKASQTAIRFWSQKVANLNITVVQAMILRFLHEQDQITSRELGERTMLDSATLTGVIDRLESVGHVRREHNPKDRRSILIRLTAKGREVGERLDGLMEEANREFLSEFTGEEGAALRDYLDRIRTRDD from the coding sequence ATGAAACCGACCGACTGCATCTGCTTCAAGCTGGCCAAGGCGAGCCAGACGGCCATACGCTTCTGGAGCCAAAAGGTGGCAAATCTAAATATCACCGTCGTCCAGGCGATGATACTGAGGTTTCTCCACGAACAGGATCAAATTACCTCCCGGGAGCTGGGGGAGAGAACGATGCTCGACAGCGCTACGCTCACCGGCGTCATAGACCGCCTCGAATCGGTAGGGCATGTAAGGAGGGAGCATAACCCGAAGGACAGGCGGTCCATCCTCATTAGGCTGACGGCCAAAGGGAGGGAGGTGGGCGAAAGGCTCGACGGGCTGATGGAGGAGGCGAACAGGGAGTTCCTGTCGGAGTTTACCGGCGAGGAGGGGGCCGCCCTGAGGGATTACCTCGACAGGATCCGCACGAGGGACGACTGA